In Primulina huaijiensis isolate GDHJ02 chromosome 4, ASM1229523v2, whole genome shotgun sequence, a genomic segment contains:
- the LOC140975313 gene encoding protein OBERON 3-like, protein MREEVRKKVSPDDKIQFHEKRIHFLGENRAGGFDEKSKRIGSSGFQELTLSYLCESSKLGLPENDIPGKTFLNSLENLSSGFKGKEIQGQIEGGGGIWVERDFLQLNENRGSSSKREAENGDPVGENVDKKAKVESLDLSLALPQVSQFNTGSNLVQNEDFASLGPIRIVQSVGTSFNNAQTTYSHSCSYSHPVSHNPCCSLTMNSTENNEYSMGSHRWEGDQIWNCGEGTNGSVHSRFRPIGDGTVALSNHGGDGGLGMGNLDGFNKDSLNNSFYRTKTSDNLSFYPSELPARQRMEGQSGDSRGRCLENLRDSEDFVVGKERKRSRPERILREIVSESIPVMAQIIQELTDETLESTKEYLKNFIANPEKKEELVSLQRRLERRSDLSKETLSKCQKSHLEILVAIKMGLESFLNGRNGLLTSELVDIFLLERCRNIDCKRLLPVDDCDCKNCSTKKGFCSECMCPVCFNFDCANNTCSWVGCDVCSHWCHAACGLQRNIIKPGHSLKGILGKTEMQFYCLGCDHASEMFGFIKEVFVSCAKDWSVGTLIKELDCVRKIFEGSEDRKGKELHFAANEMLSKLENKALAPSDVCNFMFRFFDYADGLSDLGVTKASNGQLCFEKAASSYPLSDSFSPKTPFYNTNASSGQHKLRLIDPCENLIIQDEWSVKPVKKGGVDNIESLVRMKEAEARMFQNRADEAQGEVESLKQIMRIKTEKMEEEYASQLAKLRLQETEERKRKKVEELKELENSHCDYYKMKVRMQSEISGLLKRMEATKQQLV, encoded by the exons ATGAGGGAGGAGGTCAGAAAAAAGGTTAGCCCAGATGACAAAATCCAGTTTCATGAAAAGCGTATTCATTTTCTTGGAGAAAATCGCGCTGGTGGGTTCGATGAAAAGAGTAAAAGGATTGGGAGCTCCGGGTTTCAGGAGCTGACTCTTAGCTACCTCTGCGAGAGCTCCAAACTGGGGTTGCCTGAGAATGATATTCCAGGGAAGACTTTTCTTAATTCGTTGGAGAATTTGAGTTCTGGTTTCAAAGGGAAGGAGATTCAGGGTCAGATCGAGGGGGGTGGTGGTATTTGGGTAGAAAGAGATTTTCTTCAGTTGAATGAGAACAGAGGTAGTTCGTCTAAAAGGGAGGCTGAAAATGGCGATCCGGTGGGAGAAAATGTGGACAAGAAGGCTAAGGTTGAGTCTTTGGATCTTTCTTTAGCACTTCCGCAAGTTTCCCAGTTCAATACCGGTTCTAATCTTGTTCAGAATGAGGATTTTGCGTCGCTCGGGCCTATTAGGATTGTGCAGTCTGTAGGGACGTCGTTTAATAATGCACAGACGACTTACTCGCATTCGTGCTCGTATTCGCACCCGGTGTCACATAACCCGTGTTGCTCACTCACGATGAACTCGACCGAGAACAATGAGTACTCGATGGGGAGTCATCGGTGGGAGGGTGATCAGATTTGGAATTGTGGGGAGGGGACTAATGGGTCGGTGCATAGCCGGTttaggccaattggagatggtACTGTTGCATTGTCCAATCATGGTGGTGATGGAGGTTTAGGGATGGGAAATCTCGATGGGTTCAATAAGGATTCCCTGAATAACAGTTTTTATAGGACGAAAACCTCAGATAATCTTTCGTTTTACCCTTCGGAGTTGCCTGCGAGGCAGAGAATGGAGGGCCAGTCTGGAGATTCGAGAGGGAGGTGTTTGGAGAATTTAAGGGACTCCGAGGATTTCGTTGTTGGGAAAGAGCGTAAGCGTTCTCGGCCTGAGAGAATACTTAGGGAAATTGTGTCAGAGTCTATTCCTGTCATGGCTCAGATAATTCAGGAGCTTACAGATGAAACACTTGAGTCTACTAAAGAATACTTGAAGAATTTCattgctaatccagaaaagaaagaagaattgGTCAGCCTCCAGAGGAGACTCGAAAGGCGGTCTGATCTTAGCAAAGAGACTCTCTCCAAGTGCCAAAAGAGCCATCTTGAAATTCTGGTTGCTATAAAGATGGGGCTTGAAAGCTTTTTGAATGGAAGGAACGGACTTTTGACTTCAGAATTAGTGGATATTTTCCTACTCGAAAGGTGCCGAAACATTGATTGCAAGAGACTGTTGCCTGTAGATGACTGTGACTGCAAGAATTGCTCGACGAAGAAGGGATTCTGCAGTGAGTGTATGTGTCCTGTATGTTTCAACTTCGACTGCGCCAACAACACTTGCAGTTGGGTTGGCTGCGACGTCTGTTCACACTGGTGCCATGCCGCGTGTGGACTTCAAAGGAACATCATTAAACCTGGACATAGTTTGAAGGGTATTTTGGGGAAAACTGAGATGCAATTTTACTGCCTTGGATGTGACCATGCTTCTGAGATGTTTGGATTCATTAAGGAGGTCTTCGTGTCATGCGCCAAGGACTGGAGTGTAGGAACACTGATAAAGGAGCTCGACTGTGTGAGAAAAATCTTTGAGGGAAGCGAAGATCGGAAGGGCAAGGAGCTTCATTTTGCGGCAAATGAGATGCTATCGAAACTTGAAAACAAGGCATTAGCTCCTTCAGATGTCTGCAATTTCATGTTCCGGTTTTTCGACT ATGCAGATGGTTTGTCGGACTTGGGCGTTACAAAAGCTTCGAATGGTCAACTGTGTTTCGAAAAAGCTGCTTCCTCTTATCCACTATCCGATTCTTTCAGTCCAAAGACACCCTTCTACAACACGAATGCCTCAAGTGGACAACACAAATTAAGACTAATTGATCCCTGCGAAAACTTGATAATCCAGGATGAGTGGTCCGTCAAGCCTGTGAAAAAAGGCGGTGTGGACAACATTGAGAGTCTGGTAAGAATGAAAGAAGCCGAAGCAAGAATGTTCCAGAACCGAGCGGATGAGGCGCAGGGAGAGGTGGAGAGTTTGAAGCAAATAATGAGGATCAAAACCGAGAAAATGGAAGAGGAGTACGCATCTCAGCTCGCGAAACTGCGCTTACAGGAGACAGAGGAAAGGAAAAGGAAGAAAGTGGAGGAGCTCAAAGAATTGGAGAATTCGCATTGCGATTACTATAAAATGAAGGTAAGAATGCAGTCTGAGATTTCAGGATTGTTAAAGAGAATGGAAGCTACAAAGCAACAGCTTGTGTGa